A window of Ptychodera flava strain L36383 chromosome 1, AS_Pfla_20210202, whole genome shotgun sequence contains these coding sequences:
- the LOC139129833 gene encoding LYR motif-containing protein 5B-like encodes MANNELRYAVKQLYKTLIYLGRDYPKGYGYFRERCHRAFMKNKNIEDPEKIREMIGRGEYIIKELEALYMLRKYRAMKKRYYEE; translated from the exons ATGGCCAACAACGAACTCAGATATGCTGTCAAACAGCTTTATAAAACT ttgatATACCTAGGAAGGGACTATCCTAAAGGATATGGCTACTTCAGGGAGAGGTGTCACCGAGCGTTTATGAAGAACAAAAATATAGAAGACCCGGAGAAAATCCGGGAGATGATCGGCAGGGGAGAATACATCATCAAAGAGCTTGAAGCCCTCTATATGCTGAGGAAGTACAGGGCAATGAAGAAGAGATATTACGAAGAATGA